A DNA window from Brassica napus cultivar Da-Ae chromosome A4, Da-Ae, whole genome shotgun sequence contains the following coding sequences:
- the LOC106352038 gene encoding uncharacterized protein LOC106352038, producing MSELLPPPPPPPPKRASSSSGFADPALAFPEFAAKCVLEKVQEEEGEGEDSSYGKGSFDLSSRFSSPSVSRNDYDYVDTPTKAPSFKRPPSGLRASSSSGFRHEQETDRSLNSGSFVERIGEEDEKRDWSGCFRKCCACTCMFLSIVLIIVLLTGLSVNSSLHSKLPQVYVTNLKFSRLDLANTTTDLLLNANVKTVLELSNKNDQPTLYYSPMKASVSSENINLGQKKLLGFTQSPGNVTYLNIATRIRKSKVYDVDVTLLRNKEKNHEAVVKVLVSGKLGFDWLGFRVRLPVVIACEDVKQSDVINGLKPMCDVRIFSQ from the coding sequence ATGTCGgagcttcttcctcctcctcctcctcccccaCCGAAgagggcttcttcttcttcaggatTCGCTGATCCCGCATTAGCCTTCCCCGAGTTTGCAGCAAAATGCGTGCTCGAGAAAGTtcaagaggaagaaggagaggGGGAAGACAGCAGCTACGGGAAAGGTTCTTTCGACCTAAGCTCTAGATTCTCAAGCCCTTCCGTCTCTCGAAACGATTATGATTACGTTGATACCCCTACAAAGGCTCCATCCTTCAAGCGGCCTCCTTCAGGTTTGAGGGCCTCGTCGTCGTCTGGTTTCAGACATGAACAAGAGACAGACCGCAGTTTAAACTCAGGTTCCTTTGTGGAACGTATTGGTGAAGAGGATGAGAAGAGAGATTGGTCTGGCTGTTTCAGAAAATGTTGTGCATGCACGTGCATGTTCCTTTCCATCGTACTTATAATCGTCTTGTTGACGGGTTTGTCTGTGAACTCTTCACTCCATTCAAAACTGCCTCAGGTTTATGTCACAAACCTCAAGTTCTCGAGGTTGGATTTAGCCAATACGACGACGGATCTTCTGTTGAATGCGAACGTGAAGACGGTTCTTGAGCTGTCTAACAAGAACGACCAACCAACGCTATATTACAGCCCCATGAAGGCTTCTGTCTCTTCCGAGAACATAAACCTCGGACAGAAGAAGCTTCTTGGATTCACGCAAAGCCCTGGAAACGTTACATACTTGAATATTGCCACAAGAATCAGAAAATCAAAGGTGTATGATGTTGATGTTACGTTGCTGAGGAACAAAGAGAAGAATCATGAAGCTGTGGTTAAAGTGTTGGTGAGTGGGAAACTGGGGTTTGATTGGTTGGGATTTAGGGTTCGTTTACCTGTTGTTATTGCGTGCGAAGATGTGAAGCAGAGTGATGTGATAAATGGACTCAAGCCTATGTGTGATGTTCGAATCTTCTCCCAATGA